The genomic DNA GATCAGTTTGGGTCTGCCAATGATTATTGAAGATGTGGGTGAGGAACTGGATCCCAGTTTGGACAATGTCTTGGATCGCAATCTATTGAAAGTGGGCACAACATATAAAATCAAAGTGGGCGACAAAGAGGTGGATTATAATGCAGCCTTCCGTTGCTATATAACGACAAAACTACCGAATCCCTCGTACACACCCGAAGTTTCAGCGCGTACCTCAATTATAGACTTTACGGTGACAATGAAAGGTCTTGAGGACCAGCTGCTAGGACGTGTCATCTTGACTGAACGTAAAGAGCTGGAGGAGGAGCGTCAAGAGTTGGTGGAAACGGTGACAAACAATATGAAGAAGATGAAAGAGTTGGAAGCCAATTTACTGCATAAGCTATCCACCACAAAAGGTAGCTTGTTGGATGATGTAACGGTGATCGAAGTGTTGAACACCAGTAAAAATACAGCTATAGATGTAAAGGAGAAAATCGAAATCGCTAAAATAACCGAGTCGAAAATTAATCTGGCGCGCGAAGAATATCGACCGGTAGCAACGCGTGGCAGCGTTTTGTATTTCTTGGTATGTAGCATGGCAATGGTGAATAATATGTATCAGACATCGTTAGTGCAATTTTTGGAGCGCTTCGATGCCTCCATGCATCTTTCGGCTAAGACACACATCACCACTAAGCGCATAAAACGTATTATCTCGTATTTGACATTCGAAATCTATCGCTACAAGTCACGTGGTCTATACGAACAGCATAAATTCTTGTTTGTGCTTTTGATGGCGCTAAATATCGATCGGCAATTAGATCATGTGAGCTATGATGAATTTCAGAATTTCATAAAAGGTGGCGCAGCCTTGAATTTGAATGATTGCCCACCAGTGCCGTTTCGTTGGATTACCGATGAGACGTGGTTAAATTTAGTGCAACTGTCAAAAATGACTCTCTTCGCGCACGTGCTAACCAAAGTTTCGAATAACGAACGCGGTTGGTTTAATTGGTACAAGAAAGAATGCCCAGAAAATGAGACTATACCTGATGGTTATAATTCGTTGCAGCCATTCCATAAACTCTTACTAATACGATCCTGGTGTGTAGATCGTTCTATAGCGCAGAGTCGCAAATATATCGCTTACTCTTTGGGTGACCGTTTCGCAGAACCTGTAGTCTTGAACTTTGACGAATTGCTGTTGGAGAGTAAGCCGTTAACTCCTTTGGTTTGCTTCCTTTCAATGGGTTCTGATCCATCGTCCAATATCGAGTCTTTAGCTAAGAAAAACGAACTCAAATGTTACCCTATATCGATGGGTCAAGGCCAGGAGATACACGCACGTAAACTTGTAGCAAATTGTTTACAAGAAGGCGGCTGGGTGTTACTACAGAATTGTCACTTGGGTTTGGAGTATATGAACGAGCTGTGTTTgcagttgttggaattggaaaaaGCCGAACCAGGCTCGTTTAATGAGAGTTTTCGTGTATGGATCACCACAGAACCACATGACAAATTCTCAATCACCCTGCTACAGATGTCCATTAAATTCACCAATGAACCACCAGCGGGTATACGTGCTGGCCTAAAACGTACCTATGGCAATATGTCACAAGATTTTCTCGACTACTCGCAATCGCTCTTCTATCATCCACTGGTCTTTGCGATCTCCTTTCTGCATACAGTTGTACAAGAACGTCGCAAATTCGGTCCATTGGGTTGGAATATACcgtatgaatttaatttcgccGATTGGTATGCCAGCTGTCTATTTGTACAGAATCATTTGGACGATTTAGAGCCCGGTAAGGGTATAAGTTGGACTACAGTACGTTATATGTTGGGCGAAGTGCAATATGGCGGTCGTGTTACAGACGATTATGATAAACGCTTGTTGAATACTTTTGCACGCGTCTGGTTCCATGACAATCTCTTCGCACCGACATTTGAATTCTTCAAGGGTTATAAAATATTCAGCTTCAAGGAACAAGAATCATATTTAGAAGCGATTGAGGATATGCCTCTATTGGATCCACCGCAAGTGTACGGTTTTCATTCAAATGCTGAGATTACCTATCAGACAAATACGATGAGGAGTATTTTGGACACTGTCGTTTCAATACAGCCGAAGGGTGAGTTCGactgttttaaattaaattcgaaAGGTTTCGTAAGTAGTAATAAGAGCCACGCTTATCAACCTTTTGAGGGTCTGTGGCTATATTTGATGCAGGAGTGATAGAACATTCTTTGAGAACAGTTTTTTGCATTGAGGAAGAATTGGGAAcagattttaaaaaagttattgaaatatacattacagaaaatatatatttgtactgaaaaaaaatatctgaGGATCTACCAATAGCTTCATTTAACGAACAATGTCAAGCGTTATAGtttcttttctttattatacatacttacgtataatttaaaatgttaatgtaaatggtgatattacagttttttgtgtttagttttaaaaaacctaacctcaaaataaaaaatttaatcatgtTTATCTGCCTTTTAGAGTCCTCAAGTGGTACGGGAGAAACTCGAGAAGACCGTGTTGCTCGTTCTACACGTGAAATGCAAAGTAAAATGCCTCCGCCCTATGATTTGTATGAGGTGCGAGAACGTCTACGCCTAATGGGGCATACGAGCtcaatgaatatatttttaagacaaGAAATTGATCGTATGCAAAAGGTAAGGAGTTATAGTGCATTTTATGCGCCATAAAAATTAGTAAGAAGAACGCCTATAAATATGGTATTTCGCTATTTCACAGATTATTATACTGGTACGAACTACACTGAAAGACTTGCTACTTGCCATCGAAGGTACCATTATTATGAGTGAGCAACTACgcgatgccttggataatattttcaatgcgCGTGTGCCAGAAATGTGGAAACGTGGCAGCTGGTTGTCGTCCAGTTTGGGTTTCTGGTTTACTGAGCTCTTGGAACGCAATCAACAATTTCACACTTGGTGTTTCAGCGTAAGTGCACGAAACTGTAGTCtgaataaatatgtgtatgtatgtgtcataAATCCTTGAATTTTATGTAACAAAAAACATAGGGTCGCCCGGTTGTATTCTGGATGTCGGGCTTCTTCAATCCGCAAGGTTTTCTAACAGCTATGAAACAAGAAGTAGCACGTGCCCATCAAGGTTGGGCCCTAGATCAGGTTACCATGCATAATGATGTACTAAAGGTCGGTATTGAAGAGTGTAAAAAGCCACCTAAGGAAGGTGTCTTTGTCGAGGGCTTATTTGTAGACGGCGCTGGTTGGGATCGTAAGCTCTCCAGATTGATTGAAGCGACAAACAAAGTGCTGTATGTGCTACTGCcggttgtacatatatatgcaataaattCTGTGGCGCCGAAAAATCCAAAATTATATACGGTAAGTTGGCgtagtaataaataatttaaatacaatacataaattacAATACACTAACTTTGTTATATTATCTTTGCCTCCAGTGTCCGGTGTATAAGAAAATTAATCGCACTGACCTCAACTATATCACACCACTTTGGCTGCAGTCACAGAAACCGCCGGATCACTGGATATTACGTGGCGTTGCACTGCTTTGCGatatcaaataaatatgcaaattacaAGATCGTATATGCATTGACTACATATTTTGATACCAATATTTGTtcgtatttcaaatttaataaattgttatttatatagatttgttcttttattatatattatttacaaagcTATACCATCACAATTGCGTGAATTTTCATGACATACCAAAATCTAtcctaaatgtataaataatgaTACTGAAGTAAGAGTGTTTACTTATGTCACATATTGTTATAATATCAGGAGAAATGAGACACCGAAAATGTTTGTATTACTATAgacagtttaaaaataaactgagtAGGCGCACAAATGTTAAATACATAGCCAGTTTTTCGTAAAATTATCTccaattttaataaagttgTTTTATAAGTATTATTATCCCACTTCATTACCTCTTTTCAGCTAACGGCCTAACTGATTGCCACGACCCCAAGTGTTACCGAAGACAGGATTTCCAGCTGCTGGGCGTTGAGGCGCACGACTCGCTGGTGGCTCACCAAATCCACTGAATCCACCACTTATATCTGGTACATATTGTTTTCtgtcgaaaaataattttatttttgagtgcTTGTGCAAATCACATTTATGCAATTTATACTTACAGCAGGTTTGGTGTCTCCAAAAATGCATTACCACCAAGTTCTTGTGgatattgaaatttgaaaaagtaataaaagtgtCCGATAAGTATACCAATAAGTGATGCAATtgatctaaaaatatataaaatgtattcaaaatttAAGTTTAGTTATAAAGACGTGTCCCGCTTACCCTTGGAACACCAGCTCCATAACTGCCAACACCCACGGTAAATAGACAGCCTTAAATCGTGTTCCAAACCAAAAGTTTACAATGACATCTTTATTTAGTTGGCACCAAACGTATGTAGTTGAAACAACCAGCAAGTCCATAAGGAAAAATACCT from Bactrocera oleae isolate idBacOlea1 chromosome 3, idBacOlea1, whole genome shotgun sequence includes the following:
- the Der-1 gene encoding derlin-1 — encoded protein: MTDPGQWYSQLPRFTRYWLTCTVVLSLLTRFNILPMHLVYLRRDAVFGDFQLWRCVTALFVYPLTSSTGFHFLINCYFISRYIAQLEKEQFGRSPADYLYMLLIVAFLANVGGMLFSVFFLMDLLVVSTTYVWCQLNKDVIVNFWFGTRFKAVYLPWVLAVMELVFQGSIASLIGILIGHFYYFFKFQYPQELGGNAFLETPNLLKQYVPDISGGFSGFGEPPASRAPQRPAAGNPVFGNTWGRGNQLGR